From the genome of Geobacter sp. SVR, one region includes:
- a CDS encoding B12-binding domain-containing radical SAM protein, which translates to MKPTAAPGQAAPRLLLIYPATHRLGWERHFQLPNHSLQQVAAATPPPWQVTLIDELQDEIPFGTGYDLVGITSMTHQAARAYRIADRFRSLGVPVILGGMHPTVLPEEALEHADAVVIGEAEPVMATLLEDFLAGRLAPFYRSTLPAGDLLSVPWARRDILEGKRYLTTQTIQATRGCPYNCDFCTVTPYFGNRFRYRDPADILAQIRSFPRKLVVFLDDNLLGDPHRARPILEGMADMDIRWGSQTSLRFAEDPELLRLVARSGCIGLFVGIESITGAYARIAKSSGRSNQTDLIKRVCDAGIMLEASFVFGFDDHDRSVFERTLAFVRDCSPCVPTFNLLTPYPGTAVFRQFEEQGRLLHRDWSRYNHAEVVFHPRLMSPEQLKAGWQEARREAYRWPPILDRVWKSPGSRLTRLAYNVLRKGPNSRSGAAS; encoded by the coding sequence ATGAAACCGACCGCCGCTCCCGGGCAGGCCGCCCCCCGCTTGCTCCTGATCTATCCCGCCACCCACCGGCTCGGCTGGGAACGGCACTTCCAACTGCCCAATCACTCCCTGCAGCAGGTCGCCGCGGCAACGCCCCCTCCCTGGCAGGTAACCCTGATCGACGAACTGCAGGACGAGATCCCCTTCGGCACCGGGTACGACCTGGTCGGCATCACCTCCATGACCCACCAGGCTGCCCGGGCCTACCGGATCGCCGACCGTTTCCGGTCCCTGGGAGTGCCGGTCATCCTGGGGGGCATGCATCCCACCGTACTGCCCGAGGAGGCCCTGGAACATGCCGATGCGGTGGTGATCGGCGAAGCGGAGCCGGTCATGGCCACCCTGCTGGAGGATTTTCTGGCCGGTCGCCTAGCCCCCTTCTACCGCTCGACGCTTCCGGCCGGGGACCTGCTCTCGGTCCCCTGGGCCCGCCGCGACATCCTGGAGGGCAAACGCTACCTGACCACGCAGACCATCCAGGCCACCCGCGGCTGCCCCTACAACTGCGACTTCTGCACCGTTACCCCCTATTTCGGCAACCGCTTCCGCTACCGCGACCCGGCCGACATTCTGGCCCAGATCCGCTCCTTCCCGCGCAAGCTGGTGGTGTTCCTGGACGACAATCTGCTGGGGGACCCGCACCGGGCGCGGCCGATCCTGGAAGGGATGGCCGACATGGACATCCGCTGGGGCTCCCAGACCAGCCTGCGCTTTGCCGAGGACCCGGAGCTGCTCAGGCTGGTGGCCCGCTCCGGCTGCATCGGCCTGTTCGTGGGGATCGAGTCCATCACCGGCGCCTATGCCCGCATCGCCAAATCGTCGGGCCGCTCCAACCAGACCGACCTGATCAAGCGGGTCTGCGATGCCGGCATAATGCTGGAGGCATCCTTTGTCTTCGGCTTCGACGACCACGACCGGAGCGTTTTCGAGCGGACCCTGGCCTTTGTCAGGGACTGTTCCCCCTGCGTGCCGACCTTCAACCTGCTGACCCCCTATCCCGGTACCGCGGTCTTCCGGCAGTTCGAGGAACAGGGACGCCTGCTGCACCGCGACTGGAGCCGCTACAATCATGCAGAAGTGGTCTTCCACCCCCGCCTGATGTCTCCGGAACAGCTCAAGGCAGGCTGGCAGGAGGCACGCCGGGAGGCATACCGCTGGCCGCCCATTCTCGACCGGGTCTGGAAATCTCCCGGCAGCCGCCTCACCCGCCTGGCCTACAACGTCCTGCGTAAAGGGCCGAACAGCCGTTCCGGGGCGGCATCCTGA
- a CDS encoding AI-2E family transporter, producing MDKKIYLSIVAALATAAAVWLLALLAEPIALPLAWALIIGIATLPHHERLVRRFPDRPGRAAGLMVLAVTVCFILPVAGLAVAIAQNAPQWFHEAQGLVRSFAEDGSATLSRIPYFNKFAGLADRAGVDLAGYAQKFAGAASGLIIQAATNTAKGLAQLMFILVLALFILFFIYRDGERMVSRGLERFAGDRPRIRRYLSGIRSTITAVTVGTIYTCIAQGITAGVGYFFAGVPAAVLWGALTALAALVPVVGTAIIWVPLVIFVALQGTYLKAGLLALWCILFVGLADNAIRPLAVGAQADIPVAAIVLGAICGVTAMGVLGLILGPVVFASLITFWHEITEQPLEQPENSTSRPE from the coding sequence ATGGACAAGAAGATTTACCTGAGCATCGTCGCGGCTCTCGCAACCGCAGCCGCGGTCTGGCTGCTGGCCCTTCTGGCCGAACCGATCGCGCTGCCGCTGGCCTGGGCCCTGATCATCGGCATCGCCACCCTGCCGCATCACGAGCGGCTGGTACGAAGATTCCCCGACCGGCCCGGCCGGGCAGCCGGGCTGATGGTGCTGGCAGTGACGGTCTGCTTCATCCTGCCGGTGGCGGGCCTGGCGGTCGCCATTGCCCAGAACGCCCCCCAATGGTTCCACGAGGCCCAGGGGCTGGTACGGTCGTTCGCGGAGGACGGGAGTGCCACGCTTAGCCGCATCCCCTATTTCAACAAGTTTGCCGGACTGGCCGACAGGGCCGGCGTCGATCTGGCGGGCTATGCCCAGAAGTTCGCCGGAGCGGCCTCGGGCCTGATCATCCAGGCAGCCACCAATACCGCCAAAGGGCTGGCGCAGCTGATGTTCATCCTGGTACTGGCGCTGTTCATCCTGTTTTTCATCTATCGCGACGGCGAACGCATGGTCTCCCGGGGACTTGAACGCTTTGCCGGCGACCGCCCCCGCATCCGCCGCTACCTTTCCGGGATACGCTCGACCATCACGGCCGTCACGGTCGGCACGATCTACACCTGTATCGCCCAGGGCATCACCGCCGGTGTCGGCTACTTTTTCGCCGGCGTCCCCGCCGCGGTCCTGTGGGGGGCCCTGACCGCCCTGGCCGCGCTGGTGCCGGTGGTGGGCACCGCCATCATCTGGGTGCCGCTGGTGATCTTCGTGGCCCTGCAGGGCACCTACCTCAAAGCGGGACTGCTCGCCCTGTGGTGCATCCTGTTCGTCGGCCTGGCCGACAACGCCATACGGCCGCTGGCCGTGGGCGCCCAGGCGGATATCCCCGTTGCGGCGATCGTGCTGGGTGCGATCTGCGGGGTGACCGCCATGGGGGTGCTGGGGCTGATTCTCGGGCCGGTGGTGTTCGCCTCCCTGATCACCTTCTGGCACGAGATCACCGAACAG
- a CDS encoding outer membrane beta-barrel protein, translated as MKKLIALAGLAALLSISAGTATADSIRGKLALTGKIGIINPGDSDVADFRVEPDIGLIGGGGLLYGIDDYWAAEFDITRATYGSETPSHRDTGDFGITNISFGGQYRFHLPQNPKLVPYAGAGLDILLNSYDHGDVDTVVGVHASGGVDYFFYKQLALTAEIKGVLAPDADIKNSGGKIGNFNPSSFSSTVGVRFFFF; from the coding sequence ATGAAAAAGCTTATTGCACTGGCCGGCCTGGCGGCACTCCTGTCCATATCAGCCGGTACAGCCACGGCTGACAGCATCAGGGGAAAACTCGCACTGACCGGTAAAATCGGTATAATCAACCCCGGCGACAGCGATGTGGCGGACTTCAGGGTCGAGCCGGATATCGGCCTGATCGGCGGCGGCGGTTTACTGTACGGCATCGATGACTATTGGGCGGCAGAATTCGATATCACCCGCGCGACCTACGGGTCCGAGACACCCAGCCATAGAGATACGGGCGATTTCGGCATCACCAACATCTCCTTCGGCGGGCAATACCGTTTCCATCTGCCCCAGAACCCCAAACTGGTGCCGTACGCCGGAGCGGGCCTCGACATCCTGCTCAACAGCTACGACCACGGCGACGTCGACACGGTGGTGGGTGTCCATGCCAGCGGCGGTGTGGATTACTTCTTTTACAAGCAACTGGCCCTGACCGCGGAGATCAAAGGGGTGCTGGCACCGGATGCCGATATCAAAAACAGCGGTGGAAAAATCGGAAACTTCAATCCATCCAGCTTCTCCTCGACCGTGGGGGTTCGCTTTTTCTTCTTCTGA